From the Paenibacillus sp. MMS20-IR301 genome, the window ACAGCGATAGCATCCGTCGGGGCCAGGGCCGCCGCCAGGGCAAACGCCGCAGCCAGCGGAAGAACCGGGAGCAGCCAGTGCAGGAAGTAGCCAAGCACGGCTACCGTCAGGAAGACCAGGCCCAGCGCGAGCAGCAGGATCGGCTTCTTCAGCTTCCATAACGCCGCTTTGTCCGCAAGCCTGCCATCATTGAACAGCAAGGGGGCAATGAACAGGAGCAGGAACAGCTCCGGATTTAATTTCAGTTCATAATGTAATGGCAGCCAGGTAATCGCCATCCCCAGCCCGATCTGAATAATCGGGACGGACAGCGAGGGGATGAACCGGTTCACCAGATTGGACAGGGAGACTGCTGCCAGCATCAGCAGAATATATTCGAATAATTCCAAGATTTCAAACCTCCATCTCTCTCTGTTGTCATAATCACTGCACTAAAATTACGGTGCGTATGTAAACTCAGTATAAACGATCCCAATGGAAATATCCGCCCGGAGCCCGTTTAAGCAGGGCAGATTCACCCGGGACGTATCCGGCGCTCTGACAGCGACAGCAAAACGGATGCCTTTCACACCGGCTTGTACGGCGGAATGGGCACCCGTGTGCACTTGCTTTTATGAATAAAAGAATGCAGCAGTACTTACTTCAGGTCCGTTGCCGCACTGTTATCGTAAAGGCTGATCAGCTCATCGAAAGCAGAAATAATAACGTCAGAGCCCTTCAGCTCATCCTGCCGTCCGAATCCGGCATAGGCACAGCCAATCACAGTCTGGCCGTTCCCTTTGCCTGCCTCTACATCAGACGAGCGGTCACCGACCATCCAGGCACTGCTGATATTATGATTGTCCAGCAAGAGGCGCAGCAGCTCGGTCTTGGTTGCTGTTCCTTGTCCGCCTGCGCTGTACAGCCCCTCGAACAGATCCTTCAACTCATGTACTACGACAATACTATGGATATAATCCGCCAGCCCGTTGCTGGCCACGAATAATCTGACGCCGCGGCTATGAAGTGCTGCCAGTGTTTCCGCTACCTTCGGGTACAGAATGGTCCCTCCGGCTTCCAGACCCTCGATCTCCAGCTGCAGCAGCAGATCATCAGCCCGGCGGTGCACCTCCTCGGAGGCCTCCGGCATTACATTCTTCCAAATTTGCGCCAGCAGCATACCGAGACTGCCCAGAATAAGCTCCTCCGGCGGTGTTGGTCCGGCGTGCAGCCCTTCCTCGCGCAGAATATCAAACATTTTATGGTAGGCAGGCAATAACAGGCTTTCTGTCTGGAACAACGTACCATCCATATCAAATACGATTGCTTCCGGCTTATTCAGCTGCGGCAATTGCCCGTTCGCGGCCGGAGTGTGTCCTTCATTACTCATGGGGTGATCCATCCCTTTCATGTTGTTCTGCATCCCGCCTTAATGATATAGGAAAATTGCATGCATTGTCTATGCAGCCGGGGAGGTGCAAATAAAAAGGACCGGAAGGCGCACTGTGAAGTGCCGCTTTCCGGTCCCTGCTGTTAAGTATAGAACTTAAATGTGGTCGAAGCTGGCAATCAGCTCATCAAGCACATCTTTGCTGACCATTTTGCCTCTGAAGTTAATCAGGTTCTCAGCACTTCCGGAGAAGATGCAGGTAGGCTCATATTTTCTGAGAATGATCTTCTCGCCGTCTACAAAGATTTCGAGCGGGTCTTTTATGTCAATTCCCATTGTTCTGCGCAGTTCAATCGGAATCACGATACGTCCCAGTTCATCTACTTTTCTTACAATACCTGTTGCTTTCATTATTTGCATCCTCCCTTGAAATAACACTTTCTTACCATGCAGTGTTAAAAGCTATCAAAGCTTCTAAATAGTAGAAATGATTACTCTATAATTGCATTGTAAAGTGCTAGTTCTTTCCTGTCAATTTTATTTCTACATCTTTTGATATTTATCGACAAATATTTCGACAAAGTTTAGAGTATATTCGACAAAAAGCTAACTCAAATACATTTATATCCATTATTTTCTTCAATAAGTAATTTTAGGCATGAATTTGTTTCCTCCAGCTAAGGCCTGTACTCAGGATGCAGCCCCTCCGCAGCTTGACAACAAATTTTACTCTCTATATATTTTAATAACAAAACTAAATTGGAGTGTTTCCATGAGCGAAGAAGCAATGAAGGAGCAGGCCATCTATAAAGTCATGGATCAAATGGCGAATGTACAGCGGAAATCGCAGGCTTTTGTAGACCTCATCACGAAAAAGGGCTCCCTGTCGCAAAATCAGATCATGCTGTTGTTCCAGCTTCAGCTTGCAGGCACCCTTAATATTACGGATATTTCCGAGCGGTTTATGATAACTCCGGGAGCTGCCTCCTTTATGTGCGACAAGCTGGAGGATCTGGAATATGTCGAGAGAGTACGTACAAAGGAAGACCGCAGAGTGGTGAAGATCGTCCTGACCGCACAAGGAAAAGATCATATCCTCTCCTTGTTCGATTCATTTGCAGTGGCTGAGCTCGACAACATGTCCATGACGCTGCGGACGATTGATGGCCTGATGGGCGGAATTGTAGAGTAACAGCAAAACTTTGTATCTATTGTATAAACTGCTCTTTCCTTAGGGAAAGGCAGTTTTTTTGTATATGGCTGCAAAAATAATATATTGATTATATATTTTATTTAATATATATTATAGTAACTAAAATATTTGAAATGGCGGTGAATCACCTATGCCTCTGCTTGATCAGCCTCCGGGAGACCGGAAACCGCGTAAGATTAACGGTTCTCATATTTGCCGGGGAGATCTGGACGCCTCCTTAATCGATGTGTTTGGGCATTTACATGTAGACGGTAACCTGACAACGGCGCGGCTGAAGCTTCAAGGGGAATGTTCTATCGGAGGGCTCTGCACAGCACAGGAAATCACCAGCCTGGGTAGTCTGCGCGTGAATAACCTTCAAGCAGAACGGATAACGGCAAACGGTTATTTATCCGTTACCCGGGACGCAGCCGCAGCAGAGTTCACGGCCGATGGCTGTGTGCGGATAGGCAGCTTGTCCTGCCTGAACTCATTTCGAATTAAGCTGAGTGCCCTAAGCAGGATCAACCGCTTGACAGCTGGAGGAGAAATTACGGTAATGCCTTCTTCCAAGCTGCTGAATAGGCTGATGAGCCCGCTTAGGAGCTTGCGCTGCGATACGATAGAGGGTGCTGATGTTACTTTGTACAGAACTCAAGCAGCTAGCGTAACCGGAGAGAATGTCACTGTCGGCCCTGGATGTGTGATCCAGGAGATCCGCTACAGCGGTGTTCTTACCATCCATCCCAGAGCACAGGTAGGTAAAAGTATTATGATCAACAGCTACGGAGGGATCATTAAATGAAGATATCGTCTTCTGCGGATGCAGGCTCCGCACTGCTGAACTATACGGCAAAAGGTTGCGTCATCCTATTCGCCTTGCCCATTCTCAGCACCTGGTTAGCCGGCAGCGCAATATGTGCGGTTATTGCCCCTATAGCGGGACTGCTGCGCACCTTCGGCGTCACCGGCATCGGAATGCAGCTGACCCCGTCTTACTCCCTGCCCGCTATTCTGAGTCTGCCGTTCAGTCTCTGCCTGGCCTTCCTCCTTGCCTTATCCTTCTACTACACCCGGCGCCTGTTGCGGAGTTGTATCCGATATATCCGTTCAACTAACTAAGTAAGGGAGACCATTCGCCTACAGTGTGCTGCTCTTTTGGATGCGGAATACCGAATACATTGGGCCGCTGCGAGGGGGAAACGAGCTATTGTAGGGGGGTGAAACTGTATAAGCTCCAAAGCCCCAGTAAAGAAAAGAGATATTTCAGACGGCCTTATGCGGCCCTGAAATACCCCTTTTTCGTTTGGATAACCGGTGTTTATTGGACAGCGTTACTTAATCATGCTGCTAAGCGTGCAGCTCGAACAATCGCGCAGTTTTGCCTGCCGGCAGCGAGACGGTCAAGCTGCCGTCTGCCGCGTTCCAGCTCCACTGTGAGCCGTGCACCTGCGGATAGGTACAGCGGGCAGACACTTCCCGGCCCAGCAGCTCCGGAACAGGCAGCTTAATCTCAGCTGCTTCTCCGGCAATCCGCCACACCGCAATGTAGCGGATGTCTCCATGATGCAGCCCGAAGCTGACCCACTCGCCGCTGCTGTCCGGCAGACCGAGCGGCCAGAACGGAGTGGCCTGCGGGATATGGGCGCGGATCGATTTGTAATAATCCAGTGCTTCCTTCACCAGTGCCCGGCGCTGCGGCGCAAGCTCAGCCAGATGGCCGCTCTGGTGGACGCGGAGCAGCAGCGCGTTGACCATGTTGAAGATGACCTCTTCATCATCGCCTTCGCGCAGCGGGTACGACCAGACGGCCGATTGCTCCGGCGTCAGCGCTGCCGGGGAGCCTGCGGCAATCGCGGCATACTGTACGTAATCCTCCTGGTCGCTGGTTGACTGGATGCTGTGACGGCTCAGCATCGCATAGTCCATCCGCATGCCGCCGCTGGAGCAGTTCTCAATGACCAGCTGCGGATACCGGGCGAAGATGCTGTCCAGCCAGGCCAGATAAGCGCGGTTATGCTGCAGGAGTCCGTCTCCGAAGCTGTCCGCATCCGTCTCGGTGCCGATACCTGCATTAATGTTGTAGTCCATCTTGATATAGCCGACACCATATTCCTCTACCAGCCGGGCAATGACACCGTCAGCATGGGCAATTACCTTCGGGCTGCGGTAATCGAGCTGATAGCGGCTGCGGTCCTTGACCCGCTTGCCGTGGCGCATGAAGAACCAGCTGTCGTCAGTCTCCGCAAGCTTCGGACTGTTGATGCCCATGACCTCCAGTTCCAGCCATAGTCCCGGGATCATGCCTTTGCTGCGGATATAGTCGAGCACATATTTGATCCCTTCCGGGAAACGCTCGGCCGACGGCTCCCACTGGCCTACGCCGTCCCACCACTCACCTGGAGCGTACCAGCCGGCATCAATGCAGAAATATTCACAGCCAACATCGGCGGCGGCATCAATTAAGGGCAGCAGCTTCTCCGTCGTCGGACTTCCCCACAGGCAGTTCATATAATCATTGAAAATAATCCGCAGCAGCTCATTATCCTCATTCGGCCTGCGGATGATCCGGCGGTACGCCGTAAGCTGCTCCGCCGCTCCCTGGAAGCCGCCCTCAACAGCGCCTACAGCAACCGGCACGGAGATGAACTCTTCACCCGGCGCCAGCCTCAGCCACCAGTGGTTGTCATGCTCCGTAGGCCCGCTGACCAGCAGCGTAAGCTGGTCGTACTGATCCGTCAGCTCCCAGTGCCAGGAGCCGTTATGCTCGATCTGCCAGAACAGGCTGCTCCCGCTCTCCTTGTTCTGCAGCACGGCCATCGGCAGCAGCTCCGCTGCCGACCAGGAGCCGGTATTGCTGGCGGCAATCCGCTTCGAGCCGCGGTCGGCCAGATGGGACATGCCCAGCTCCGGCAGGCTGTAGCTTTTCCACTGCAGCTCGCTCTGCCAGCCGCTGTGGGCCAGGCTTACCTCGATTTTGCCGCCACGGTCGCCGCTGCCCTCTTTATCCACTCCGGTAAGCGCAAACGAAGAAATATACTCTACCGCAGCTTCTGCATCCCCGTCATTGCGCAGTACCGTCCACGAGCGCACAATCTGTACGCCGGTATAAAACTGATAATGCTGCACTGCCTTCACGCCAGTCTGCGGATCAGCCAGTGTAATCTCCAGCTTACGCCCCAGTCCATTCACACGATCCTCGTGCCCGTCATAAACCATCCGCAGTCCCGGGTACGAAGCGCGGTGCGTGCGCCCGTGGTATTCAGCCCGGTCTTCGCCCGACAGCTGCAGCTCCAGCAGCCTGAAGCCGGCCTTGTTCTTCTCTTCTATTGCTCCCGTTTCAAGCGGCGCTGCCCCAAAATGCAGCAGCCGCACATCCTGCTCCTCTGTAACTTCAATCGTAAGATATAGTCCGTTCTCGGCAATATCGATCAGCTTGCTGCTCATGTGTAATTTGGCCTCCTGACAAATGATGAAATATCTATTTGGTACTCAGTTCTTCTTTGATTATAAGTTGTTCTTGTGACTTTAAAAGGGCTTGATCTTAATCTTTAATCTGCTCCCTCCCAATAGAAGCGGTGAAAGAGTAACGGAGGTGAAGTTTGGGTTGGAGGAGCGGCAGCGTCCGCCTTTATGGTTGGATTTCTACTGCGGCCAGCAGTTTCAATCGGGAAATCCAAACATAACAGCGGCCGGAGGCCCAAACATTCACCGCAGTTACGGCAGTACACCGCGCACTCCCACTCACACATAGAAAGACGGCCTCCCCAGTAATAAAGCTTACTTCGGAGGCCGTCCCGGATCTTCAAAATCTTTTATTGAGCGGACCCGAATTGAATCCAGGCCTTCTGAATTTCATCAATTGCTTGATCCTTAGTCTTGCTGCCGCCGATATAAGCCTGCATCAATTCACCGAATTTCTGGTGGAATGTATCCAGAGAGTAGTTAACCGACAGGTCGCCGGATTTCTCAGTCTTCAGAATTTCTTCCATTTCCTTAGGCATCTGCAGGTCAGGCATTGGCGCATCCTTAATTGGAGGAATAACCTTAGCTACTGTGGAGAACCAGCTCTTGCCGTAGTCGGAAGTGTACAGCCAGTTGAAGAATTCAATCGTTTCAGCAGCTACAGCAGAATCCTTGTTAATGCGCAGCGCCTGGTCAGCACCAGTGATGATCTGGGATTGCTCCGCTTTGTCGCTGACAGGATAGCCGGCGATGCCGAGATCAAAGTCAGGGGTGATTTTCTTAATCGCTTCTTCATCCCATGCGCCTTTACCGGTCATGAATGCGGTTTTGCCAAGGGCAAAGTCGCTGACTTCAGCATTGCTGTCGCGTTCAAGCGGCTTGTCCGTTCCGTGTTTTACAGTGGTGTCGATGAAGTTGAAGAAGTTGTCCTTCAGCACCGGATGATCGGCGAAGGTTGTTTTGCCGGCAATAAAATCAGCTACTAGTGTCTTGGCATCAGTACCTGCATCAATTGCAGCAGCATCAACGAAGTGCTGGAAGATGTGCTTCCATACCCACCACTCTTTGTAGGCGTTGGCGAATGGCGTAATGCCCTTAGCTTCAAGCTTGGTGATGGCATCGTCCATCTCAGCAGTCGTCTTAGGCACTTCAGTGATGCCGGCATCAGCCAGCAGCTTCTTGTTGTACATCAGGACGAACAGATTGCCTTTAACCGGCAGCCCGAGTACTTTACCGTCCGAAGAGCTCATGTTGGAACGGACAGCATCGGTCATGGCTGCAGCGAGCGGTTCATTGGTCAGGTCAGCACTGTATTCGGCAAAAGTATCAATATCACCGCCAGCGGTGGTCTGGAATACGTCAGGTGTGCTGCCTGCGGCAATTTTGGACTTGAGCACTGTATTGTAGTCTGCCTGCATAATTTCCAGATTAATCGTTACATTCGGCTTAACTTTTTTGTATTCAGCGATATAAGCATTGAACGCGTCGGTGTATTCGGGAGATGCGGTGAACATATTAATCGTGACGGGCTTGGAGGAATCTGTAGCTGTATTCTCGGCTCCGTTTGTTCCACCTGTGTTGTTAGCAGCATTATTAGTGTTATTCCCGCCGCAGCCGGCCAGCAGTCCGCCGACGAGCAGCAGACTTGCAGATAGTGCCATAAATCGTTTTAACATGATGTTGCCCCCTTTTCCTTATGCATCTTGTGGTCTTGCTGTTATTCTAAATAAAAAGAAAAAGGATAAGAATGTACATAAGTGAACTGATGAGGGTAAAAAAGTGTGTTCATGTAACCGTTTCACTTTTCTCCCCCTGATAGCTGCTGCCGGAACTCAGAAGGTGAACACT encodes:
- a CDS encoding extracellular solute-binding protein translates to MLKRFMALSASLLLVGGLLAGCGGNNTNNAANNTGGTNGAENTATDSSKPVTINMFTASPEYTDAFNAYIAEYKKVKPNVTINLEIMQADYNTVLKSKIAAGSTPDVFQTTAGGDIDTFAEYSADLTNEPLAAAMTDAVRSNMSSSDGKVLGLPVKGNLFVLMYNKKLLADAGITEVPKTTAEMDDAITKLEAKGITPFANAYKEWWVWKHIFQHFVDAAAIDAGTDAKTLVADFIAGKTTFADHPVLKDNFFNFIDTTVKHGTDKPLERDSNAEVSDFALGKTAFMTGKGAWDEEAIKKITPDFDLGIAGYPVSDKAEQSQIITGADQALRINKDSAVAAETIEFFNWLYTSDYGKSWFSTVAKVIPPIKDAPMPDLQMPKEMEEILKTEKSGDLSVNYSLDTFHQKFGELMQAYIGGSKTKDQAIDEIQKAWIQFGSAQ
- a CDS encoding AbrB/MazE/SpoVT family DNA-binding domain-containing protein — protein: MMKATGIVRKVDELGRIVIPIELRRTMGIDIKDPLEIFVDGEKIILRKYEPTCIFSGSAENLINFRGKMVSKDVLDELIASFDHI
- a CDS encoding MarR family transcriptional regulator, whose translation is MSEEAMKEQAIYKVMDQMANVQRKSQAFVDLITKKGSLSQNQIMLLFQLQLAGTLNITDISERFMITPGAASFMCDKLEDLEYVERVRTKEDRRVVKIVLTAQGKDHILSLFDSFAVAELDNMSMTLRTIDGLMGGIVE
- a CDS encoding HAD family hydrolase — its product is MSNEGHTPAANGQLPQLNKPEAIVFDMDGTLFQTESLLLPAYHKMFDILREEGLHAGPTPPEELILGSLGMLLAQIWKNVMPEASEEVHRRADDLLLQLEIEGLEAGGTILYPKVAETLAALHSRGVRLFVASNGLADYIHSIVVVHELKDLFEGLYSAGGQGTATKTELLRLLLDNHNISSAWMVGDRSSDVEAGKGNGQTVIGCAYAGFGRQDELKGSDVIISAFDELISLYDNSAATDLK
- a CDS encoding alpha-galactosidase — encoded protein: MSSKLIDIAENGLYLTIEVTEEQDVRLLHFGAAPLETGAIEEKNKAGFRLLELQLSGEDRAEYHGRTHRASYPGLRMVYDGHEDRVNGLGRKLEITLADPQTGVKAVQHYQFYTGVQIVRSWTVLRNDGDAEAAVEYISSFALTGVDKEGSGDRGGKIEVSLAHSGWQSELQWKSYSLPELGMSHLADRGSKRIAASNTGSWSAAELLPMAVLQNKESGSSLFWQIEHNGSWHWELTDQYDQLTLLVSGPTEHDNHWWLRLAPGEEFISVPVAVGAVEGGFQGAAEQLTAYRRIIRRPNEDNELLRIIFNDYMNCLWGSPTTEKLLPLIDAAADVGCEYFCIDAGWYAPGEWWDGVGQWEPSAERFPEGIKYVLDYIRSKGMIPGLWLELEVMGINSPKLAETDDSWFFMRHGKRVKDRSRYQLDYRSPKVIAHADGVIARLVEEYGVGYIKMDYNINAGIGTETDADSFGDGLLQHNRAYLAWLDSIFARYPQLVIENCSSGGMRMDYAMLSRHSIQSTSDQEDYVQYAAIAAGSPAALTPEQSAVWSYPLREGDDEEVIFNMVNALLLRVHQSGHLAELAPQRRALVKEALDYYKSIRAHIPQATPFWPLGLPDSSGEWVSFGLHHGDIRYIAVWRIAGEAAEIKLPVPELLGREVSARCTYPQVHGSQWSWNAADGSLTVSLPAGKTARLFELHA